The following are encoded together in the Bradyrhizobium algeriense genome:
- a CDS encoding Ldh family oxidoreductase translates to MDTCDPRRPSDSVVVEVDRLLRLVFQIFKAAGCAPDEARAVSEGLVDASCAGHHSHGVVRVMRYLDWMGEGKLKPNQVPTIEVDAGAIAVVDGHQGFGQTVAPFAVDVGIEKARKLGVAVIGVKRSGHLGRLGDWAERAAVAELCSIHFANVNGHVLVAPFGGTQRRFSTAPFSIGIPRVGLDPVVVDFATSTVAEGKVLMAARGGKPVPDDALIMPDGSVSGDPSVLYGDTPDGQLPHPRRGTGAIRAFGEHKGSGLAFMCEVLAGLLTGSGTTGVNPKEGRLWSGMLGIYIDPTRFGEGEALSRSLSDFVDYVHETRPADVNAGVLVPGEVETNMRRVAHLNGVSLPLPVWADLQRMAGRFGVTC, encoded by the coding sequence TTGCGACCCCCGCCGGCCGTCAGATTCCGTTGTGGTAGAGGTTGATCGCCTCCTCCGCCTTGTTTTTCAAATTTTTAAGGCCGCCGGTTGCGCGCCGGACGAGGCGCGGGCTGTGAGTGAGGGTCTTGTAGACGCAAGTTGCGCTGGACATCACAGCCACGGCGTAGTGCGTGTAATGCGGTATCTTGACTGGATGGGCGAGGGCAAGCTGAAGCCCAACCAAGTCCCAACAATTGAAGTCGATGCAGGCGCAATCGCAGTTGTCGATGGACATCAGGGCTTCGGTCAGACGGTGGCACCCTTCGCTGTCGATGTTGGTATTGAGAAGGCCCGTAAATTAGGGGTGGCCGTAATCGGAGTGAAGAGGTCCGGCCATCTTGGCAGGCTCGGCGACTGGGCCGAACGGGCGGCCGTAGCAGAGCTTTGTTCAATACATTTTGCAAACGTCAACGGACATGTGCTGGTGGCTCCATTTGGAGGCACACAGCGACGGTTTTCCACCGCACCTTTCTCGATTGGCATTCCACGTGTCGGGCTGGATCCCGTCGTAGTTGACTTTGCGACATCCACCGTGGCCGAGGGCAAGGTGCTGATGGCGGCAAGAGGCGGCAAGCCAGTTCCGGATGATGCGCTCATAATGCCAGACGGATCGGTCAGCGGTGACCCTTCGGTGCTCTATGGCGATACGCCAGACGGCCAGCTTCCACATCCACGGCGTGGTACAGGCGCCATCCGTGCCTTCGGCGAGCACAAGGGCTCCGGCCTTGCCTTCATGTGCGAAGTGTTAGCTGGGTTACTGACGGGATCCGGCACTACCGGTGTCAATCCAAAGGAAGGGCGCCTTTGGAGTGGGATGCTTGGCATCTACATCGATCCTACGCGGTTTGGAGAGGGCGAGGCCCTCAGTCGTTCGCTGAGCGACTTTGTCGATTATGTACATGAGACCCGACCCGCTGATGTAAATGCGGGAGTTCTGGTGCCGGGGGAAGTCGAGACAAATATGCGCAGAGTTGCGCATTTAAATGGCGTGTCGCTGCCACTGCCTGTTTGGGCCGATCTTCAAAGGATGGCGGGACGCTTTGGTGTGACGTGCTGA
- a CDS encoding pyridoxal phosphate-dependent decarboxylase family protein, with protein MLIEKELMSPGINLVQHQNPEVPGLMFLRGSLNLVLGHLQDRNNPQIPIRAETATVKEIHSVLYRERSDKAGLSDVRPSCEEMLDICRQIMDWSPRTAHPHFVSQIYSRADLYGIGAEVIVAALNNNVHVFQLSPALTVIEKVTVEYLSDVFGFGAVGGAGYAEGAFVPGGSLGNLHALYVALHKFNPALREDGLPVNGKQLVAFCGEGAHYSIEKAAMALGIGRSNMRKVPTDTDGRMRVDLLEAAIIESVAHGETPFCVCATAGTTVLCAFDQLVPISEVVRRYGLWLHVDAAWGGAAAFSPRHEHLLNGLDQADSLTFSAHKMLGAPIQCVAFLVHARHPGLLQRAMSLDAPYLYQNSTGNRNAEPDLSRMTLQCGRRGDALKLWLMREALGDAGLSRRIDDCVAWAEGFRSEIQLRESKGSGFILYKCSFSTVCFWYVPRAMLPVRVMDLEHGTADWNVVDEIPDKVRNEMIESNDCMLVSYGSTTGLPRFFRLGLSSAPGTQAQCSSSIEIILNHIENIAERVFAVR; from the coding sequence GTGCTGATTGAGAAGGAACTGATGTCACCAGGTATCAACCTTGTTCAGCACCAAAACCCCGAAGTTCCAGGGTTGATGTTCCTTAGAGGTTCTCTGAACCTCGTGCTCGGACATCTCCAGGATCGCAACAATCCACAAATTCCGATTCGTGCGGAGACAGCGACTGTAAAAGAAATCCACTCCGTCCTGTACCGAGAGAGGTCTGACAAGGCCGGGCTCAGTGATGTTCGCCCTTCTTGCGAAGAGATGCTTGATATATGTCGCCAGATTATGGATTGGAGTCCCCGAACCGCACATCCACACTTTGTAAGTCAGATTTACAGCCGCGCTGACCTGTATGGTATCGGAGCGGAGGTAATCGTCGCAGCGTTAAATAATAACGTTCACGTTTTCCAGCTCTCGCCTGCCCTGACTGTGATTGAGAAGGTCACGGTGGAATATTTGTCGGACGTGTTCGGGTTTGGCGCAGTGGGTGGAGCAGGTTACGCAGAAGGCGCGTTTGTGCCCGGCGGGAGTCTCGGTAACCTGCATGCCCTCTATGTTGCGCTTCACAAATTCAACCCGGCCCTTCGAGAGGATGGGTTGCCCGTTAACGGTAAACAGCTTGTCGCCTTCTGCGGCGAGGGTGCGCACTACTCAATCGAGAAAGCCGCGATGGCTCTGGGTATTGGGCGTTCAAACATGCGCAAAGTACCCACTGATACGGATGGCCGTATGCGAGTTGATCTCCTCGAAGCAGCCATAATCGAGTCCGTCGCGCACGGTGAAACCCCCTTTTGCGTGTGCGCTACTGCGGGTACGACTGTTCTGTGCGCCTTTGATCAATTAGTTCCAATTTCCGAAGTCGTGCGCAGATACGGTCTGTGGCTGCACGTGGATGCAGCTTGGGGGGGCGCCGCAGCGTTCTCGCCTCGACACGAGCACTTACTCAACGGTTTGGACCAAGCGGATTCACTAACTTTCAGTGCGCACAAAATGCTTGGCGCTCCGATCCAGTGCGTGGCGTTCCTGGTGCACGCTCGTCATCCAGGGCTCTTGCAACGTGCGATGTCTTTGGATGCGCCTTATCTATATCAAAATTCCACAGGCAATCGGAATGCGGAGCCAGACCTTAGCAGGATGACCCTGCAATGTGGCCGCCGCGGAGATGCCTTGAAGCTCTGGCTAATGCGTGAGGCACTGGGCGATGCAGGCTTGTCGAGGCGGATAGATGACTGCGTAGCCTGGGCTGAGGGCTTCCGCTCTGAAATCCAGCTTCGCGAAAGCAAAGGAAGTGGATTCATACTCTATAAATGCTCATTCTCGACAGTTTGCTTTTGGTACGTTCCTCGGGCGATGTTGCCTGTACGTGTCATGGATTTGGAGCATGGAACCGCGGATTGGAATGTAGTTGACGAGATTCCAGACAAGGTTCGCAACGAAATGATCGAGAGCAATGATTGTATGCTGGTCAGCTATGGCTCCACTACAGGACTTCCGAGGTTCTTCCGCCTTGGGCTCTCGAGCGCGCCGGGAACCCAGGCACAATGTAGCAGTAGTATAGAGATCATCCTAAACCACATCGAGAATATCGCGGAGAGAGTGTTTGCAGTTCGGTGA
- a CDS encoding DNA -binding domain-containing protein, with translation MADNARLSLALERAPLTSYDEEHLMTYLRLLDADAKGADWCEIARVVLHLDPEHEPDRARQALESHLSRAKWMTEYGYYHLLRGGAST, from the coding sequence ATAGCTGACAATGCGAGGCTTTCGCTGGCGCTGGAGAGAGCGCCATTGACGTCTTACGACGAGGAGCACCTCATGACGTATCTGCGCTTGCTCGACGCAGATGCAAAAGGTGCGGACTGGTGCGAAATCGCACGAGTGGTGCTGCATCTTGATCCAGAACATGAACCTGATCGGGCACGGCAGGCGCTCGAGAGCCATTTGTCGCGCGCCAAATGGATGACGGAGTACGGTTATTATCACTTGCTACGTGGTGGCGCGTCGACTTAA
- a CDS encoding GNAT family protein produces the protein MTAGRNEWIKPTTLVGRNVRLVPLSQDHREGLVEAVRDGALWRLWYTSAPAPEDMEAEINRRLGLQAAGAMLPFTVMHEPSGRIVGMTTYANLDPTGPRVEIGYTWYSLSTQRTGLNTEAKLILLAHAFDEIGCVAVEFRTHFLNHQSRQAIERLGAKLDGVLRSHQRAKDGTMRDSCIYSIVMHEWPSVRSHLTWQLDKPRKNRDE, from the coding sequence ATGACGGCAGGCCGCAATGAGTGGATCAAGCCAACTACGCTGGTAGGACGCAACGTACGGCTCGTGCCGTTGTCACAGGACCACCGCGAAGGTTTAGTTGAGGCTGTTCGTGACGGTGCGCTATGGCGCCTTTGGTACACGAGTGCGCCTGCGCCCGAGGACATGGAAGCAGAGATCAATCGTCGGCTTGGACTTCAGGCAGCCGGCGCAATGCTGCCATTTACCGTTATGCATGAGCCAAGTGGTCGTATTGTCGGAATGACGACTTATGCGAATCTGGATCCAACAGGCCCACGTGTCGAGATTGGATATACATGGTATTCACTTAGCACCCAAAGAACTGGGCTAAACACAGAAGCAAAACTTATTCTGCTAGCGCATGCATTTGATGAAATTGGCTGCGTTGCCGTGGAGTTTCGCACGCATTTCCTGAATCATCAAAGTCGCCAAGCAATAGAGCGGCTCGGAGCAAAACTCGACGGAGTTCTCCGTTCCCACCAACGAGCAAAAGATGGCACAATGCGGGATAGCTGTATTTATAGCATAGTTATGCATGAATGGCCATCGGTACGCTCGCATCTTACTTGGCAGCTTGATAAGCCTCGTAAGAATCGGGATGAGTGA
- a CDS encoding MFS transporter, whose protein sequence is MSDDVSVVASTLDRRIWLLAFGTFAIGTDVFVVAGILPNIASDLNISLEAAGQVVSAYALTYALGSPVLAAATARMRRDRLVFGALLGFAAANVLCALSSTYIALLAARVAVAVAAALYTPTAYALATAAAAPGRKGAALSAVALGLTSSFVAGVPLGVVVGQTFGWHATFWLVATLSIVAAGALAWGQPSPSQVEAEPQPSLLARLAPLGRRRVLLILGPGLLWSTASSIVYTYVASFLAHYGYGTVAIASLLSVFGLGALAGSQLGGRLADRFGPERPIATCLGIACLNQALLPWTMEAVPAAGASMFIWSFCAWATWAPQQSRLIAVEPEGKSVVIALSSSIVYLASALGATLGGLLLPVLLTTRLPFVGAVLYALAWLLFLVSCRLAHPPPVKGNHDPPPKKWTG, encoded by the coding sequence ATGAGTGATGACGTAAGTGTCGTTGCTTCCACTCTTGATCGACGTATCTGGCTGCTGGCTTTTGGAACATTCGCAATAGGTACTGACGTATTTGTGGTTGCAGGCATCCTGCCGAACATCGCATCCGATCTTAACATCAGTCTGGAGGCGGCCGGCCAAGTGGTATCGGCCTACGCACTGACCTACGCACTTGGCTCACCGGTTCTCGCTGCAGCCACTGCGCGGATGCGGCGAGATCGGTTGGTATTTGGTGCGTTACTTGGCTTCGCGGCGGCCAATGTACTTTGTGCGTTGTCATCTACCTATATCGCCCTACTGGCCGCACGGGTGGCGGTTGCAGTGGCTGCCGCGCTCTACACACCAACAGCCTATGCACTCGCAACCGCTGCGGCGGCCCCTGGTCGGAAAGGGGCCGCATTGTCCGCGGTGGCACTTGGACTAACTTCTTCCTTCGTAGCGGGTGTACCGCTCGGGGTTGTGGTCGGACAAACTTTTGGCTGGCATGCAACGTTTTGGCTCGTTGCAACTCTCTCCATCGTAGCAGCGGGCGCACTCGCCTGGGGACAACCGTCGCCTTCTCAGGTCGAGGCGGAGCCGCAACCCAGCTTGCTTGCCCGCTTGGCGCCGCTCGGCCGCCGACGTGTTTTGCTTATATTGGGACCGGGTCTGCTGTGGTCCACCGCGTCGTCCATCGTCTACACCTACGTGGCGTCGTTCCTGGCCCACTATGGCTACGGTACGGTAGCAATTGCCAGCCTTCTGTCCGTTTTCGGACTTGGAGCACTTGCCGGGAGTCAGCTTGGTGGACGGTTGGCTGATCGATTTGGTCCTGAGCGACCTATTGCCACCTGCCTTGGTATAGCATGCTTGAACCAGGCGCTCCTGCCATGGACGATGGAAGCTGTACCAGCGGCCGGGGCTTCTATGTTTATCTGGTCGTTTTGTGCATGGGCAACTTGGGCCCCACAGCAGAGTAGGCTTATCGCCGTCGAACCAGAAGGCAAGAGCGTAGTCATAGCGCTGTCTAGCTCGATAGTTTATCTAGCCTCGGCTTTGGGCGCAACCTTGGGGGGATTGCTTCTACCGGTTCTTCTTACAACGCGGTTGCCCTTCGTCGGAGCCGTGCTCTACGCATTGGCGTGGTTGCTATTTCTGGTAAGCTGTCGACTGGCTCACCCGCCACCTGTCAAGGGCAACCATGATCCTCCCCCGAAAAAATGGACAGGGTAA
- a CDS encoding helix-turn-helix domain-containing protein, which translates to MKLIDIAEVARRSGVPASTLRFYDEKGLIQSVGRQGIRRLFDLGVLERLSLIALGRNAGFSLEEIGNMFGPDGRPRIDRTKLAAKASERDRTIRKLIALRDGLLHAAECPARSHMECSTFQRMLRIASADQARRRRDHMHSPRRRTATPPGRKTHGA; encoded by the coding sequence ATGAAATTGATTGATATCGCCGAAGTTGCGCGGAGGTCCGGCGTTCCTGCTTCGACTTTGCGGTTCTATGACGAGAAGGGGCTGATCCAATCAGTCGGACGGCAAGGGATTCGCCGGTTGTTCGACCTCGGTGTGCTTGAGAGGCTGTCTCTAATCGCGCTTGGAAGGAACGCAGGTTTCTCGCTCGAAGAGATTGGCAACATGTTCGGTCCGGACGGCCGCCCTCGGATCGATCGCACGAAACTGGCTGCCAAAGCGAGTGAACGCGATCGAACAATCCGGAAGCTCATCGCCCTCCGGGACGGGCTGCTCCATGCGGCTGAGTGCCCGGCCCGAAGCCACATGGAATGTTCGACCTTCCAGCGAATGCTCCGCATCGCGAGTGCCGACCAGGCTCGGAGGCGTCGTGATCATATGCACTCGCCAAGGCGCCGTACGGCTACGCCTCCGGGCCGGAAAACCCACGGGGCGTAG